From Triticum aestivum cultivar Chinese Spring chromosome 4A, IWGSC CS RefSeq v2.1, whole genome shotgun sequence, a single genomic window includes:
- the LOC123087015 gene encoding putative lipase ROG1 isoform X2 produces MGSSAENWGYAAKHFIRKHPEDVVVHCSGCNSATRTFDGVDVMGRRLAEEVISVVECRPELQKISFVAHSLGGLIARYAIALLYEPTTQTDCHEEYEKDVNDARSNQPMGQGKIAGLEPMNFITFATPHLGTRSHKQMPLLRGSYRLEKMAFGMSWLAGRSGKHLFLKDVEDEKPPLLLQMVTDYGDLHFISALRSFRRCVAYSNVCGDFVVGWKTSSIRRQHELPKKEDFVDDVRYPHVVYVEKPKARDVDFSDEMIYQAKTTSEMEEVMLKSLNRIPWERVDVSFKRSRQRIFAHSTIQVKTYFFNSDGADVVFHMIDHFLY; encoded by the exons AAAATTGGGGTTACGCAGCAAAACATTTCATCAGAAAACACCCTGAGGATGTGGTTGTTCATT GCAGTGGATGCAACTCAGCAACTCGAACTTTCGATGGTGTTGATGTGATGGGAAGGAGATTAGCGGAGGAG GTGATTTCAGTTGTTGAGTGTAGACCAGAACTTCAGAAGATCTCCTTTGTTGCACACTCATTGGGTGGGTTGATTGCAAGATACGCCATTGCACTACTATATGAGCCTACTACACAAACAGATTGTCATGAGGAGTATGAGAAGGATGTCAATGATGCTCGTAGCAACCAACCGATGGGTCAAGGCAAGATTGCTGGTTTGGAGCCCATGAACTTTATAACTTTTGCAACACCACACCTTGGCACAAGATCACATAAACAG ATGCCCCTTCTCCGTGGTTCCTATAGATTGGAAAAGATGGCTTTTGGTATGTCCTGGCTTGCTGGGAGAAGTGGAAAACATCTTTTTCTAAAGGATGTTGAAGATGAGAAGCCACCATTACTTCTTCAGATGGTTACTGATTACGGGGATCTCCATTTCAT ATCAGCTCTTCGTTCTTTCAGGCGCTGTGTTGCTTACTCAAATGTTTGTGGTGATT TCGTTGTTGGCTGGAAGACATCTTCAATACGCCGTCAACATGAGCTTCCCAAG AAAGAAGATTTTGTGGATGATGTAAGATATCCACATGTTGTATATGTGGAAAAACCAAAGGCTCGGGATGTTGATTTTTCGGATGAAATGATTTATCAGGCAAAAACTACAAGTGAAATGGAAG AGGTAATGCTGAAAAGCCTAAATAGAATTCCCTGGGAAAGGGTAGATGTTAGCTTCAAGAGAAGTAGACAAAGGATTTTTGCCCATAGCACCATTCAG